A genomic stretch from Triplophysa dalaica isolate WHDGS20190420 chromosome 4, ASM1584641v1, whole genome shotgun sequence includes:
- the ccn1l1 gene encoding cellular communication network factor 1, like 1 isoform X2: protein MSPLRSILRRGHFFTLVLLSLSAVEGACPTKCSCPSTVCPPGVSLVLDPCGCCRVCAKQFNQDCSATEPCDHIKGLRCHLGAGGDPETGLCRAEALGRPCELDGRVYQHGEDFKPNCEHQCTCVDGVVGCIPLCPQLVSLPDRRCSRHRLTKLPGRCCQDWVCDDDNRIDEEDQMPDLHPREHTDLTGNELLVAPSSSWDSSAGVAYQEWITSSKSHINVPSTCFLQVTDWSPCSTTCGMGISSRVTNSNTECRLVRETRLCQIRECGDNLVSSLKKGKKCQRTTRPQKPIQITFAGCFSARRYRPRSCGSCSDGRFCTPSMTRTVRLHFYCTGPEQEDFTRNVMWIQRCNCSQRNNQHGLFSQTELLNLPNDIHIYTH, encoded by the exons ATGTCACCTTTGAGGTCCATTCTAAGGCGAGGACATTTCTTTACACTGGTGCTGCTGTCATTGTCTGCTGTAGAG GGTGCCTGTCCTACCAAGTGCTCATGTCCATCCACGGTGTGTCCTCCCGGTGTCAGTTTGGTTTTGGACCCATGTGGATGCTGTCGGGTCTGTGCCAAACAGTTCAACCAAGACTGCAGCGCTACTGAGCCCTGCGACCACATCAAAGGACTGCGCTGCCACCTGGGGGCCGGTGGAGACCCTGAGACAGGCTTGTGTAGAG CTGAAGCGCTGGGTCGTCCGTGCGAGCTGGATGGGCGTGTTTATCAGCACGGTGAAGACTTTAAACCGAACTGCGAGCATCAGTGCACATGTGTCGATGGTGTAGTCGGCTGCATCCCGCTGTGTCCACAACTCGTTTCTCTGCCTGACCGGCGCTGTTCCCGTCATCGCCTCACCAAGCTGCCCGGCCGCTGCTGTCAGGACTGGGTGTGCGATGATGACAATCGCATCGATGAGGAGGACCAGATGCCTGACCTGCATCCAAGAGAGCACACTGACCTAACAGGCAACGAGTTACTTGTTGCTCCGTCTTCTTCATGGGATAGTAGTGCAGGAGTCGCTTATCAAG AGTGGATTACATCTTCGAAGTCCCACATCAACGTTCCATCCACCTGCTTCCTGCAAGTTACTGACTGGTCCCCATGCTCAACCACTTGTGGAATGGGCATATCCAGTCGTGTTACCAACAGTAATACTGAATGTAGGCTGGTCAGGGAAACTAGACTTTGTCAGATCCGAGAGTGTGGCGACAACCTTGTATCATCACTTAAG AAAGGAAAGAAGTGTCAGAGGACCACACGACCACAGAAACCTATTCAGATCACATTTGCAGGATGCTTCAGTGCTCGCCGTTACCGGCCTCGTTCATGTGGATCCTGTTCAGACGGTCGTTTCTGCACTCCCTCTATGACGCGTACGGTTCGTCTACACTTTTATTGCACGGGGCCAGAGCAAGAGGATTTTACCCGTAATGTCATGTGGATACAGCGCTGCAACTGCAGCCAAAGAAATAACCAACACGGCTTGTTCTCACAGACAGAGCTGCTCAATCTACCAAatgatatacatatatacacacactga
- the ccn1l1 gene encoding cellular communication network factor 1, like 1 isoform X1 gives MSPLRSILRRGHFFTLVLLSLSAVEVQGACPTKCSCPSTVCPPGVSLVLDPCGCCRVCAKQFNQDCSATEPCDHIKGLRCHLGAGGDPETGLCRAEALGRPCELDGRVYQHGEDFKPNCEHQCTCVDGVVGCIPLCPQLVSLPDRRCSRHRLTKLPGRCCQDWVCDDDNRIDEEDQMPDLHPREHTDLTGNELLVAPSSSWDSSAGVAYQEWITSSKSHINVPSTCFLQVTDWSPCSTTCGMGISSRVTNSNTECRLVRETRLCQIRECGDNLVSSLKKGKKCQRTTRPQKPIQITFAGCFSARRYRPRSCGSCSDGRFCTPSMTRTVRLHFYCTGPEQEDFTRNVMWIQRCNCSQRNNQHGLFSQTELLNLPNDIHIYTH, from the exons ATGTCACCTTTGAGGTCCATTCTAAGGCGAGGACATTTCTTTACACTGGTGCTGCTGTCATTGTCTGCTGTAGAG GTTCAGGGTGCCTGTCCTACCAAGTGCTCATGTCCATCCACGGTGTGTCCTCCCGGTGTCAGTTTGGTTTTGGACCCATGTGGATGCTGTCGGGTCTGTGCCAAACAGTTCAACCAAGACTGCAGCGCTACTGAGCCCTGCGACCACATCAAAGGACTGCGCTGCCACCTGGGGGCCGGTGGAGACCCTGAGACAGGCTTGTGTAGAG CTGAAGCGCTGGGTCGTCCGTGCGAGCTGGATGGGCGTGTTTATCAGCACGGTGAAGACTTTAAACCGAACTGCGAGCATCAGTGCACATGTGTCGATGGTGTAGTCGGCTGCATCCCGCTGTGTCCACAACTCGTTTCTCTGCCTGACCGGCGCTGTTCCCGTCATCGCCTCACCAAGCTGCCCGGCCGCTGCTGTCAGGACTGGGTGTGCGATGATGACAATCGCATCGATGAGGAGGACCAGATGCCTGACCTGCATCCAAGAGAGCACACTGACCTAACAGGCAACGAGTTACTTGTTGCTCCGTCTTCTTCATGGGATAGTAGTGCAGGAGTCGCTTATCAAG AGTGGATTACATCTTCGAAGTCCCACATCAACGTTCCATCCACCTGCTTCCTGCAAGTTACTGACTGGTCCCCATGCTCAACCACTTGTGGAATGGGCATATCCAGTCGTGTTACCAACAGTAATACTGAATGTAGGCTGGTCAGGGAAACTAGACTTTGTCAGATCCGAGAGTGTGGCGACAACCTTGTATCATCACTTAAG AAAGGAAAGAAGTGTCAGAGGACCACACGACCACAGAAACCTATTCAGATCACATTTGCAGGATGCTTCAGTGCTCGCCGTTACCGGCCTCGTTCATGTGGATCCTGTTCAGACGGTCGTTTCTGCACTCCCTCTATGACGCGTACGGTTCGTCTACACTTTTATTGCACGGGGCCAGAGCAAGAGGATTTTACCCGTAATGTCATGTGGATACAGCGCTGCAACTGCAGCCAAAGAAATAACCAACACGGCTTGTTCTCACAGACAGAGCTGCTCAATCTACCAAatgatatacatatatacacacactga